In Apilactobacillus bombintestini, one genomic interval encodes:
- a CDS encoding XTP/dITP diphosphatase: protein MLMSNTIVIATNNQNKAREFKEMFDAKNITFKTLADFPEINKIDENGNSFEENATIKAKAVYEQTKLPVLADDSGLEVDALNGEPGIHSARYAGDHDDKANNIKLLKNLEGKDDRSARFVTCLVLLNHQKDKLVVYGTIEGEILDSPRGANGFGYDPLFFVKSKGKTLAEMSEHEKNEISHRGNAIKNLYDRFDEWWKD from the coding sequence ATCCTAATGTCTAATACTATAGTAATTGCAACTAACAATCAGAATAAAGCTAGAGAATTTAAGGAAATGTTTGATGCAAAAAACATTACTTTCAAAACTTTAGCTGATTTTCCAGAAATTAACAAAATAGATGAGAATGGTAATTCTTTTGAGGAAAATGCGACTATCAAAGCAAAGGCTGTTTATGAACAGACTAAATTACCAGTTCTTGCTGATGATTCTGGATTAGAAGTTGATGCCTTAAATGGAGAACCTGGAATTCATTCAGCAAGATATGCAGGTGATCATGATGATAAGGCCAATAATATAAAATTATTAAAGAATCTTGAAGGCAAAGATGATAGATCTGCTAGATTTGTTACTTGTTTAGTTTTATTAAATCATCAAAAGGATAAATTGGTGGTTTATGGAACTATTGAAGGTGAAATATTAGATTCCCCAAGAGGAGCAAATGGGTTTGGCTATGATCCATTATTTTTTGTTAAATCCAAAGGTAAAACTTTAGCAGAAATGTCTGAACATGAAAAAAATGAAATTAGCCATCGAGGAAACGCAATCAAAAATTTATATGACCGTTTTGATGAATGGTGGAAAGATTAA
- the racE gene encoding glutamate racemase, with product MNNGSIGFMDSGVGGLSVAKVAMEQMPNENIIYFGDEARLPYGEKTPKEIRKYSKQISKFLMNKKIKMLVIACNTATAHALNYLRDNLDIPVIGVIEPGSIAALKTTKTNRIGIIATNGTVKSGAYNKAINKLNNKVKIYSEGCPKFIPMVEAQHYKTAEDQKEVDNDLSDMKKNDIDTLIMGCTHFPIMRHLIQNAMGDDVNLIDPGYETVKQIENTLSEQKLFNKKDNVAKYEFYTTGDVDKFKLVAKDWLKREVNVEHIALNKLEES from the coding sequence TTGAATAATGGTTCGATTGGATTCATGGATTCAGGTGTAGGTGGCTTGTCAGTAGCCAAAGTGGCTATGGAACAAATGCCTAACGAAAATATCATATATTTTGGGGATGAAGCTAGATTACCTTATGGTGAAAAAACTCCTAAAGAGATAAGAAAATATTCTAAGCAAATTTCAAAGTTCCTAATGAATAAAAAAATTAAAATGTTAGTAATTGCTTGTAATACTGCTACGGCGCATGCATTAAATTATTTACGTGATAATTTAGATATTCCAGTTATTGGTGTGATTGAGCCAGGTAGTATTGCAGCATTAAAAACAACAAAAACTAATAGAATTGGAATAATAGCCACAAATGGAACTGTAAAAAGTGGTGCTTACAATAAAGCAATTAATAAATTAAATAATAAAGTTAAGATATATTCTGAAGGTTGTCCTAAATTTATTCCCATGGTGGAAGCACAACATTATAAGACAGCAGAGGATCAAAAAGAAGTAGATAATGATTTATCTGACATGAAGAAAAATGATATCGATACTTTGATAATGGGATGTACACATTTTCCTATCATGCGTCATTTAATTCAAAATGCTATGGGTGACGATGTTAATTTAATTGATCCTGGATATGAAACAGTTAAACAAATAGAAAACACCTTATCTGAACAAAAATTATTTAATAAAAAAGATAATGTAGCTAAATATGAATTTTATACTACAGGGGATGTAGATAAATTTAAATTAGTAGCTAAAGATTGGTTGAAAAGAGAAGTAAATGTTGAACACATTGCATTAAACAAATTGGAGGAATCCTAA
- a CDS encoding YslB family protein — translation MGNTSTSSYWGQEFLRDVLLTDLLGSDTHSILYWAGKKMARKFPLKDALDTTKFFKQSGLGELSLISENKHEIKWNLSGEIVASRIEANPDADFMFEAGFLSQIAQQQLGVIAEAEMNPKEEKNGNVLIRVHMDPKHAAPMYDDLPEFKLRK, via the coding sequence ATGGGAAATACTTCAACTAGTTCATATTGGGGTCAAGAATTTTTACGTGACGTGTTACTTACCGATTTACTTGGTAGTGATACTCATAGCATTCTTTACTGGGCTGGTAAAAAAATGGCCAGAAAATTTCCTCTTAAAGATGCTCTAGATACTACAAAATTCTTTAAGCAATCTGGATTAGGAGAATTAAGTTTAATTTCCGAAAACAAGCATGAAATTAAGTGGAATTTAAGCGGTGAAATTGTTGCATCCAGAATTGAAGCTAATCCAGATGCAGACTTTATGTTTGAAGCAGGATTCTTATCTCAAATAGCACAACAACAATTAGGAGTAATTGCTGAAGCTGAAATGAATCCAAAAGAAGAAAAAAATGGTAATGTGTTGATTCGTGTTCACATGGATCCTAAGCACGCTGCTCCTATGTATGATGATCTCCCAGAATTTAAGTTAAGAAAATAA